The genomic segment TTCTTTTATTTTTTCAATGCTCTCTACCATTGAACTTAATGTAGAATTATCAACGGGAACGCTAATATCCTCAATATCCGTCCACATGTGAGGACTATTGAGCAATTCATCGTTTGGCTTAGTCCATTCAGAACTTACTACACTTTTCTTTGCTCTTTTTGCCATAACATCAATGCTTAAAAAGTTCATCCATCTTACTACTTGCCTCATGTTGAGCGTCTTCCATCATCTTAGCGTAAATCTCCGTTGTTTGCGCCTTGATGTGTCCGAGTTGCTTCTGAATTGTCTGCAATGGCAATCCTGCACTATACAATATTGTTGCCGCAGAATGACGAGCACAATGGAAAGTGATGTGCTTTCCTTTGATACCTGCATCTTTCAACCATCTTTGAAGAGCCTGATTCGCATAATCATTTTTAGGTAGGTCAAACACTGGTCTATCTTCATCTTCCGTAGCAGGCAATAAATCATAAGCAACATTCGGGATAAAGATTGTAAGCGGTTCTCTCGTCTTAACCATCTTTATTTTAAGATACCAACCATGTTTTCTGTCAAAGCGAAAATCCGACATCTTTAGTTGTTTGAGGTCTGAAAAGCGTAACCCAGTATAGCATGAGAACAAAAACGCTTCTTTTATATGATATTTGCCATGTGTAAATGGCGTTCCCATCAACAATTCCACTTCTTCACTTGTAAGATACTCACGTGTGCCAGACTTTGCTGATACCTTATCACTATTATCTAACAAGTCCATAGGGTTTGATGTGATTAGGTGCTTCTTCACCGCCTTATTCAGTACATAGTTAATGTTCACTATCAAACGATGCTGTGTGTTTTGAGATATATTTATCTCTTTGCGCCTACCCTCTTTCTCTGTACGTGTGAAATTTACGTTAAGTGCATCATGCTTTAGATAGTCGATAAAGCCACGTAACCAATCCTCATTAACTTCTTTAAAACGTGTGTCCGTTCCTGCATAAGCCTCAACGTGTTTCGCTAAAGAGTTCATAGTTGCATACATACTATGACGGTTTCCTGTCTCTCGCAACGCAGCCTCACCAACTTGTCTAATGAAATCAAGAAGCAAGACTTTTGACTTTATAGATGATTGAAAGTTTGCCTCTCTCCTTTCAAGGTCAGCGTTAAGCGCATCACAAGCCAAAGCCTGCAATCTCAACTTTTCTTCATTCTCTCGCTTTACGTTTGCATCCACTTCAAGTTTCAACACTACGTTAAGCATTTCACGTTGGCGTTTGCCATTGCTACATGAATAACGCATAAGGGATATATTGCCCGACGGCAGCACTCTACCGAGCAAATAAACCTTACGACCACCTTTCCCCTTTGTCAGATAGTTGTCAAGATGGGGAGTTCTGTTTAAATCACAATAGCCCTCCAAAAGAGCCTCTTTTGAGTTAAATAACTTTGCTTTTGCCATAATGTAAGTACCTTTTTCCGTTGGCAAAGTTACAAATTATATTTCATGTGTGGAAAGAATGTGTGGAAAAAGTGTGGCAATTTAAGTATATTTAAGGCTAAATAAAGCAAATCTTTCCACACGACCATTTTTTCAACTTTCTTTTATTTATCAGCGTTTAGTAGAGTTTTATTGCTTTAGTTTTCTTCATAAAAATAGGGGTTGATTGTCAAATCCAGTCAACCCCTTTTCAATCAGGCTGTTAATCGACGATTATCAGCGGTATTTTCTGCATCTTTGTGCCGGCAAAGTTACGATTTTTTCATGAAAACGCCACATTCTTTCAAAGAAAAATGGGTTTTGCTACAACATTTTACACTTTTTTCAGTTATTATATTAATTAAAGAAGAAACGCATTTGGAAAACATATACTCGAAAAAGGCTTCATGCCTGAATTATAGCCACGACGCAATGGGGGTTGCAGAACGTTCGATCAAACGCATGACAGATATTGTCTGTGCGGCATTGGGACTGGTTTTGCTCTCTCCCGTCTTTATCGTGATAGCAGTGTTACTGAAGTGTCAGCGCGGCGGTCGGGTGTTCTTCTCGCAAGAACGCATCGGCTATGGCGGCAAACCGTTCAACATATACAAGTTTCGGACGATGAGTAGCGTGGTCGAGGACGAGGGTCCTCAACTCATCTCAATGCCCGATGCCGCACAGAGCACGCGCGTGGAACGTTTCATCCGCAAACACCATCTGGACGAACTGCCGCAGCTGTGGAACGTGCTGAAAGGCGACATGTCGCTGGTGGGTCCGCGTCCCGAGCGCCGCTACTTCATCGAGAAAATCATGGAGCACACGAATGATTACGAGTTAATCTACGAGATGCGCCCGGGACTCACATCGGAGGCGACGCTGTATAACGGCTATACCGACACGATGGAGAAGATGCTGAAGCGTCTGGAAATGGATATCCGCTACTTGGAGAACCGCTCGCTGTGGATGGACTTCAAGATTGTCGTAAACACGATATTCTGTCTGCTGAGCGGGAAAGAGTTCTGAAAAGACACATCAGTTCCCGCGAAGACAAAGAGTTGAACATAAAAAACAGAAAACAGAGAATTATACTGAGATATGAAAAGAAAATTGTTGGTAATATTGACAGCAGTGCTGCTTCCACTGAGTGTGCTTGGTCAGTCGTCGATGACAGACGACCAAGTGATGAACTTTATAGCAAAAGAGTATAAGGCTGGCAACTCGCGTGGACAGATTGTAACGAAATTGATACAGAACGGTGTGGACATCAGCCAGATTCGCCGTGTACAGAAGAAGTATGAGCGCATCGCACAGGACAAGGGACTGGGTGCCGTGTCGGACGCAAGCATCGGCAAGACCAACGACGACCGGACACGCACGAACAACGTTCAGAAAGAAACGGAGGAAGGTTCGTCACAGCGAATCGGCAATAGCGGCTATAATCCGGAACTCTACACTTTCGACGAGAACGACAAGGAGTTCACGGAAATGCAAGGTGCGATGGACGACTTGCTGCCGACGGACACTGCAACAATGTATAAACGCCTGTTGGAACAGCAGAAACGCAACAAGAAGAAAGTGTGGGGACGCGACATCTTCAACAACAAGAACCTGTCGTTTGCGCCAGCCATGAATATTGCCACCCCGCGAGACTACGTCCTGGGACCTGGCGATGCCGTGTTCATTGACGTCTATGGTGCCTCGCAAAAAACCGTTCAGGGCGTTGTGTCGCCCGAAGGAACGGTGACCATCGAAGGCTTCGGACCCGTCCAGGTGGGCGGACTGACCGTTTCGCAAGCCAACGCCCAACTGCGTTCGACACTCGGAGCACGATACAGCAGCAGCCGCATACGCCTGAGTGTCGGTCAGACACGCAGCGTGACGGTAAACGTATATGGCGAAGTGAACGTACCCGGCACCTATACGCTCTCCGCCTTCTCCACCCCACTCAACGCGCTCTACATGGCAGGCGGCATCAATGATGTGGGAACGCTGCGCAACATCAAGGTCTATCGCAACGGAAGAATGATTGCTGCAATCGACGTGTATGACCATATCCTGAACGGAAAGTCGGTCAACATACATCTGGCTGACAACGACGTGATTTATGTGGGCACCTACGACTGTCTGGTAAATATCACGGGTAAGGTGAAACGCCCCATGTATTACGAGATGAAGAAGAACGAGAGTGTCGCTACCCTGCTGAAATATGCCGGTGGATTTACGGGCGATGCCTATACAAAGTCGGTTCGCCTCATCCGCAAGACCGGCAGACAATATTCCATCCACAACATCGAAGAATTCGACCTCAGTTCATTCCATGTATCCGACGAGGACTCGGTAAGCGTAGATTCAA from the Prevotella sp. Rep29 genome contains:
- a CDS encoding site-specific integrase, producing MAKAKLFNSKEALLEGYCDLNRTPHLDNYLTKGKGGRKVYLLGRVLPSGNISLMRYSCSNGKRQREMLNVVLKLEVDANVKRENEEKLRLQALACDALNADLERREANFQSSIKSKVLLLDFIRQVGEAALRETGNRHSMYATMNSLAKHVEAYAGTDTRFKEVNEDWLRGFIDYLKHDALNVNFTRTEKEGRRKEINISQNTQHRLIVNINYVLNKAVKKHLITSNPMDLLDNSDKVSAKSGTREYLTSEEVELLMGTPFTHGKYHIKEAFLFSCYTGLRFSDLKQLKMSDFRFDRKHGWYLKIKMVKTREPLTIFIPNVAYDLLPATEDEDRPVFDLPKNDYANQALQRWLKDAGIKGKHITFHCARHSAATILYSAGLPLQTIQKQLGHIKAQTTEIYAKMMEDAQHEASSKMDELFKH
- a CDS encoding sugar transferase; amino-acid sequence: MTDIVCAALGLVLLSPVFIVIAVLLKCQRGGRVFFSQERIGYGGKPFNIYKFRTMSSVVEDEGPQLISMPDAAQSTRVERFIRKHHLDELPQLWNVLKGDMSLVGPRPERRYFIEKIMEHTNDYELIYEMRPGLTSEATLYNGYTDTMEKMLKRLEMDIRYLENRSLWMDFKIVVNTIFCLLSGKEF
- a CDS encoding SLBB domain-containing protein, with protein sequence MKRKLLVILTAVLLPLSVLGQSSMTDDQVMNFIAKEYKAGNSRGQIVTKLIQNGVDISQIRRVQKKYERIAQDKGLGAVSDASIGKTNDDRTRTNNVQKETEEGSSQRIGNSGYNPELYTFDENDKEFTEMQGAMDDLLPTDTATMYKRLLEQQKRNKKKVWGRDIFNNKNLSFAPAMNIATPRDYVLGPGDAVFIDVYGASQKTVQGVVSPEGTVTIEGFGPVQVGGLTVSQANAQLRSTLGARYSSSRIRLSVGQTRSVTVNVYGEVNVPGTYTLSAFSTPLNALYMAGGINDVGTLRNIKVYRNGRMIAAIDVYDHILNGKSVNIHLADNDVIYVGTYDCLVNITGKVKRPMYYEMKKNESVATLLKYAGGFTGDAYTKSVRLIRKTGRQYSIHNIEEFDLSSFHVSDEDSVSVDSIIARFENSVEVKGAVFRPGMYEVGNDINSVRTLIEHAEGVREEAFTDHAVMHRMRADRTLEVIPVDVQGILDGRAADIPLQANDVLFIPTKQEMMQERTLTIHGEVHYPGIYKYAANETVEDLILQAGGLKETASTVKVDIARRINNPKATSPDSIISQTFTLALKDGFVIDGEPGFVLMPYDEIYVRQSPGFNIQKNVRVEGNVMFAGVYTLSSKNERISDIIKKAGGLNDLAYIRGARLERRTNEDERLRMQTVLRMLQAQAGQKDTLNIALLELGDTYPVGVDFEKALKNPGCDEDIVLREGDRIFVPEYNGTVKISGDVMYPNTVTYEKGKRPSYYIDQAGGWGNRAKKSNTYIIYMNGKVAKVGHNAKVQPGCEIIVPSKPKNSGRSLTEWLTIGSSVSSIAAMIATIANIVK